In the genome of Planctomycetia bacterium, one region contains:
- a CDS encoding coproporphyrinogen III oxidase family protein — protein MNLPTVEAGNQESTGLGNYFIANYPPFSYWKPDYLPDVHQLLAQEAKPETPLGLYLHIPFCRKRCKFCYFRVYTDKNARDVEAYVTGLMKELELYAATKYIGQRPLNYIYFGGGTPSYLSARQLTELFEGIKSRMNWSKPEEVTFECEPGTLQLPKLEALRHLGVTRLSLGIENFQDRILEINGRAHRSPEIYKAYGWCKDLGFNQINIDLIAGMVGETWDNWKDCISKVIDLSPESVTIYQMELPYNTVFSKEMHKPDAEGVPDFADWPTKRAWMQYAVDELKQHGYDQSSAYTMVKRNAGVSFVYRDALWHGADLLGTGVASFGHLGGLHVQNLDAWDTYLSALESGKLPFSRAFKLNPDEALIRELVLQLKTGHVERQYFEQKFGVNIMDRFKEPITELSQQGFLQQRNGTLALTSQGYLQIDKQLPAFFLPKHRGVRYT, from the coding sequence ATGAACCTGCCAACGGTGGAAGCCGGCAATCAGGAATCGACTGGGCTAGGCAATTACTTCATTGCGAACTACCCGCCGTTTTCTTACTGGAAGCCCGATTACCTGCCTGATGTGCATCAATTGCTGGCTCAGGAAGCAAAACCGGAAACGCCGCTCGGTTTGTACCTGCACATTCCGTTCTGCCGCAAGCGATGTAAGTTCTGCTACTTCCGCGTGTATACCGATAAGAATGCCCGTGATGTGGAAGCGTACGTTACCGGCTTAATGAAGGAACTCGAACTCTATGCAGCCACGAAATATATCGGCCAACGTCCACTGAACTACATATATTTTGGCGGTGGCACGCCTTCGTACTTGAGTGCCCGGCAGTTGACCGAGTTATTTGAAGGCATCAAATCCCGCATGAACTGGAGCAAGCCGGAAGAGGTCACCTTTGAATGCGAACCGGGCACGTTGCAACTGCCCAAGCTAGAAGCACTCAGACATCTCGGCGTTACCCGCCTGAGCTTGGGTATTGAAAACTTTCAGGATCGCATCCTCGAAATCAATGGGCGGGCTCACCGTTCGCCTGAAATCTACAAAGCTTATGGCTGGTGCAAAGACCTGGGATTCAACCAGATCAACATCGATCTGATTGCAGGCATGGTGGGTGAAACGTGGGACAACTGGAAGGACTGCATCAGCAAAGTCATCGATCTGTCGCCCGAAAGCGTCACGATCTACCAGATGGAGTTGCCCTATAACACTGTTTTCTCCAAGGAGATGCACAAGCCTGATGCGGAAGGCGTGCCCGACTTTGCCGACTGGCCCACCAAGCGAGCCTGGATGCAGTATGCTGTCGATGAACTGAAACAGCATGGCTACGATCAATCGTCGGCCTACACGATGGTCAAGCGGAATGCGGGTGTGTCGTTTGTGTATCGCGATGCACTCTGGCATGGGGCAGATCTCTTAGGCACCGGTGTCGCCAGCTTCGGGCATCTGGGTGGCCTGCATGTGCAGAACCTGGATGCTTGGGATACTTATCTTTCAGCACTGGAATCAGGCAAGTTGCCTTTCTCCCGTGCGTTCAAATTGAATCCCGATGAGGCGCTGATCCGTGAACTGGTGCTGCAGTTGAAGACAGGCCACGTGGAGAGGCAATACTTCGAACAGAAATTTGGCGTCAACATCATGGATCGCTTCAAGGAACCCATCACAGAACTCAGCCAGCAGGGTTTCTTGCAGCAACGCAACGGCACCCTGGCCCTGACTAGTCAGGGATATTTGCAGATTGACAAGCAGCTGCCTGCGTTCTTTTTGCCGAAGCACCGGGGGGTGCGGTATACGTAG
- a CDS encoding PQQ-binding-like beta-propeller repeat protein — MNSDTGVIKMLTVIALLLMPWNEPAAENWPFFRGDINQTGYLAKGTLPEKPELLWKINVPEGVDSTAAIVGDTAYLGTIDGHLLALSMKDGSTKWKYFTKAVTLKASAAVMNDIVVIGDGEGIVHALDAKTGDKKWTFTTQGEIVSSANITGDGKVLIGSNDEHLYCLDLKTGEMKWKYKIDGPINGSPGIVDGMTFVAGCDGALHVVKISDGTNVHKVPMGGPSGASAAIEGQNIYVGNMERSFLCIDWKKGEVVWEYEPPRTASFYSSAALAEGLVVVGGRDRKIHAIHMKDGKGAWVFQTRGRVDCSPIIIGQRIYCPSGDGNLYCLDLKTGNKLWQHALGASVTASCAYGQGKLIVGNNDGAVYCFGSK, encoded by the coding sequence ATGAACAGTGATACCGGAGTAATCAAGATGCTGACTGTGATTGCTTTACTGCTGATGCCCTGGAATGAGCCTGCTGCCGAGAACTGGCCGTTTTTCCGTGGCGATATCAACCAAACAGGTTACCTCGCCAAGGGTACATTGCCTGAAAAGCCAGAACTGCTCTGGAAAATCAATGTGCCCGAAGGAGTGGATTCTACCGCAGCCATCGTTGGTGACACTGCTTACCTGGGCACCATTGATGGACATCTGCTGGCGCTGTCCATGAAAGATGGCAGCACGAAGTGGAAATATTTCACCAAAGCGGTAACACTCAAGGCCTCTGCAGCAGTCATGAATGACATCGTTGTTATTGGCGATGGGGAAGGTATCGTTCATGCCCTGGATGCCAAGACTGGTGACAAGAAATGGACTTTCACCACGCAAGGCGAAATAGTTTCTTCCGCGAACATCACCGGCGATGGCAAAGTGCTGATCGGCTCCAACGATGAGCATCTCTACTGCCTTGACCTGAAAACCGGCGAGATGAAATGGAAGTACAAGATCGATGGCCCGATCAATGGTTCGCCGGGCATTGTCGATGGCATGACTTTTGTTGCGGGTTGCGATGGGGCATTGCACGTTGTCAAAATCAGTGACGGCACCAATGTGCACAAGGTGCCGATGGGTGGGCCATCGGGTGCATCGGCAGCTATCGAAGGGCAGAATATTTATGTAGGCAACATGGAACGTAGCTTCCTGTGCATCGACTGGAAAAAGGGAGAAGTGGTTTGGGAATATGAACCACCGCGTACTGCTTCCTTTTATTCCTCAGCGGCACTAGCTGAAGGCTTGGTGGTGGTGGGTGGACGTGACCGTAAGATTCACGCCATTCATATGAAGGATGGTAAAGGTGCCTGGGTATTTCAAACGCGTGGCCGGGTTGATTGCTCTCCGATAATCATAGGCCAGCGAATATACTGTCCCTCGGGCGATGGCAATCTTTACTGTCTTGATCTCAAGACTGGCAATAAACTCTGGCAGCATGCTCTCGGCGCATCGGTTACCGCATCGTGTGCGTACGGACAAGGCAAGCTCATCGTCGGCAACAATGATGGCGCCGTCTATTGTTTTGGCAGCAAGTAA
- the hisD gene encoding histidinol dehydrogenase, with protein sequence MSIMPLAIRQIDCSRDNAAVFLQLIRDQLSPDGEIVPASGQALTKQVFGEALSPSRSVERICQAIRQQGFASAQHFSKAFDRFDLTESNLSVAASELEAAHRKASPEFLKAVRQIRQNVLTFQLGILNRDARLEPKPGTEITLRYRPLRRIGVCVPGGAAAYPSTLLMSVIPAQAAGVTEIIVVAPPTSFGANNTNVLAVCHELGVKEVYRLGGAQAVASMAYGLGQLLPAVDMIVGPGNLFVALAKKYVYGHVGIDSIAGPSEVVVLADDSADPSLVALDLIAQAEHSPGASLLITWSSSLADQVKTKLEYHLNSLSRSELINESLERFGAIIVARDEDEAITLTNSIAPEHLHIQTRQCDEHADRITNAGAIFLGPHTPVAVGDYAAGPSHVLPTGGTARFAHGLNANDFLKPMSIVKLDQTGLDQMADSIETIAAIEGLTGHAKSVSDRRIRN encoded by the coding sequence ATGAGTATCATGCCCCTGGCGATTAGACAGATTGATTGTTCCCGCGACAATGCTGCTGTATTCCTGCAGTTGATTCGTGATCAGCTTTCCCCCGATGGGGAAATTGTTCCTGCGAGCGGGCAGGCACTGACGAAACAGGTCTTTGGTGAAGCTTTGTCCCCCAGCCGTAGTGTCGAACGGATCTGTCAGGCTATTCGACAACAGGGTTTTGCCTCGGCTCAACACTTCTCCAAGGCATTCGACCGATTTGATCTGACGGAATCCAATCTGAGCGTGGCAGCCAGTGAACTGGAAGCAGCTCATCGCAAGGCAAGTCCAGAGTTCCTGAAAGCGGTCAGGCAGATTCGGCAGAATGTGCTCACCTTCCAACTGGGCATACTCAACCGCGATGCCCGCCTGGAACCCAAGCCGGGTACCGAAATCACCTTGCGATATAGGCCGTTGCGTCGCATTGGTGTCTGTGTGCCCGGTGGTGCTGCTGCCTACCCTTCCACCTTACTGATGAGTGTGATACCGGCCCAAGCCGCTGGAGTTACTGAGATCATCGTCGTCGCACCACCCACCAGCTTTGGTGCAAACAATACCAACGTGCTGGCGGTGTGCCACGAACTTGGGGTGAAGGAAGTTTACCGTCTCGGTGGCGCCCAGGCGGTTGCTTCGATGGCATATGGCTTGGGACAACTCTTACCCGCTGTCGATATGATAGTTGGCCCAGGCAACCTCTTTGTCGCACTGGCTAAGAAGTATGTGTATGGCCACGTAGGCATTGACAGCATTGCCGGGCCGAGTGAAGTGGTGGTACTGGCCGATGATTCTGCTGATCCTTCTCTGGTAGCACTCGATCTGATTGCCCAAGCCGAGCATTCTCCCGGCGCCAGCCTGCTCATCACCTGGTCAAGTTCACTGGCTGACCAGGTGAAAACGAAACTGGAATATCATCTCAATTCATTGTCCCGCAGTGAATTGATCAATGAATCACTGGAACGGTTCGGCGCCATCATTGTTGCCCGTGATGAAGATGAAGCCATCACGCTGACCAATTCCATTGCACCAGAACATCTGCACATTCAGACCAGACAATGCGATGAACATGCAGATCGTATTACCAATGCGGGTGCCATTTTTCTGGGCCCGCACACTCCTGTAGCAGTGGGTGATTATGCTGCCGGGCCATCGCATGTACTACCCACCGGAGGTACCGCCCGTTTTGCTCACGGCCTCAACGCGAATGATTTCCTGAAACCGATGAGTATTGTCAAACTCGATCAAACCGGTTTGGATCAGATGGCAGACTCGATAGAAACCATAGCAGCCATCGAAGGTCTTACCGGTCATGCGAAAAGCGTGAGTGATCGACGGATCAGGAACTAA
- a CDS encoding FGGY-family carbohydrate kinase, translating to MNVLAIDIGTSSVKAAVLDQASGQPVGPVAKSQYALHQPDADTAAILPDELWTAISQAVHHAVNGQQVEGIGISCLTPCLVLLDQRDQPVLPFVTHLDRRARATAKMLDSRWGTEILRDTGNRPLPGGISAVFFKHWADAHPELVSLVRRYLHLNSWLGLKLTGNTAFDPGNACFTGLCEWTDLTWSPVWGEQLGVRPGWLPAILPGNTTLGGLREEWAVAWSLPAGIPVKLGLADTSSAILASGMERGDLLHLVGTTQVLAILTDTPQPSPHRLTRHLGVGESYIHVTHNPVGGVALDWIHQLCFADVPEPDFYRSVMDEALHRNTSVSLNPSFLGGDRMEIEEKKACLNGLTLSTNRMDLLAAVLQAMKAGHRQAWSYLERQQPPRRVFLSGGGASVVRKLLPEYQQVEVIELEQASLLGIAKLFSS from the coding sequence ATGAACGTACTCGCCATCGATATTGGAACGTCTTCGGTGAAGGCTGCTGTGCTGGATCAGGCTTCGGGACAGCCCGTTGGCCCGGTTGCCAAGTCTCAGTATGCCCTGCATCAGCCCGATGCAGATACCGCTGCCATTCTTCCTGATGAGCTTTGGACAGCCATTTCCCAGGCAGTGCATCATGCGGTTAATGGACAACAGGTGGAAGGAATTGGCATTTCCTGTCTGACCCCATGCCTGGTGTTGCTCGATCAGCGGGATCAACCTGTGTTGCCGTTTGTCACCCATCTTGACCGGCGAGCGCGGGCTACAGCCAAGATGCTGGATAGCCGCTGGGGCACCGAGATTCTGCGGGATACCGGCAATCGACCGCTGCCTGGCGGGATCAGTGCGGTGTTTTTCAAACACTGGGCCGATGCTCACCCGGAACTGGTCAGCCTGGTTCGCCGTTATCTGCATCTGAACAGTTGGCTGGGATTGAAGCTGACAGGTAATACTGCCTTTGATCCCGGCAACGCCTGCTTCACGGGACTCTGTGAATGGACCGACCTCACATGGTCGCCTGTCTGGGGTGAGCAGTTAGGTGTGAGGCCAGGCTGGCTTCCTGCCATTCTGCCTGGTAACACCACGCTGGGTGGATTGCGCGAAGAATGGGCGGTCGCATGGTCGCTACCTGCCGGCATTCCGGTGAAGCTGGGGTTGGCTGACACCAGCAGCGCTATCCTGGCCAGCGGCATGGAACGGGGTGATCTGCTTCACCTCGTGGGCACGACGCAGGTGCTCGCCATCTTGACCGATACGCCTCAGCCTTCGCCTCATCGATTGACCAGACACCTGGGCGTGGGGGAAAGTTACATTCATGTGACGCATAATCCCGTTGGTGGAGTGGCACTTGACTGGATTCATCAGCTATGTTTTGCCGATGTTCCTGAACCAGATTTCTATCGCTCGGTGATGGATGAGGCACTGCATCGAAATACCAGTGTGTCGCTGAACCCATCGTTTCTCGGCGGCGACCGCATGGAGATCGAAGAAAAGAAAGCCTGTCTGAACGGATTGACATTAAGTACGAATCGCATGGATCTGCTGGCGGCAGTATTGCAGGCGATGAAAGCCGGGCATCGGCAGGCGTGGAGTTATCTAGAACGGCAACAGCCACCAAGAAGAGTGTTTCTCAGTGGCGGTGGGGCCAGTGTAGTGAGGAAACTGTTGCCTGAATATCAGCAGGTTGAGGTAATCGAACTGGAGCAGGCATCGCTGCTCGGTATTGCGAAATTGTTTAGTTCCTGA
- a CDS encoding YkgJ family cysteine cluster protein: MSSEPQSVTGKGVLRLGNAKINLEVTMTTKPVRCVSMLPLFQQLTNMIVQEGVEQIEATGEKISCKKGCGACCRQLVPIAEPEAYQLQALVEAMPEPRRTEIKKRFSDGREKLIEAGVLEKVETPSATNKEEAIALGLKYFHTGVPCPFLEEESCSIHQDRPLACREYLVVSSPEHCANPTRETVHCITIPAHVSSVVKQLSHSRPVPWLPLISALDFSEKHTDQSPTRPGPEWFQEVLQQLKNHTSETRQ, from the coding sequence ATGTCTTCCGAACCGCAATCAGTTACCGGCAAAGGCGTGCTCAGGCTGGGCAACGCCAAGATCAACCTTGAAGTCACTATGACTACCAAGCCGGTGCGTTGCGTTTCCATGTTGCCGCTGTTTCAGCAGTTAACCAACATGATTGTTCAGGAAGGGGTCGAACAGATAGAAGCAACTGGAGAAAAGATCTCCTGCAAAAAAGGGTGTGGAGCCTGCTGCAGGCAACTGGTGCCGATTGCCGAACCAGAGGCATATCAACTACAGGCCCTGGTAGAGGCCATGCCAGAACCGAGACGTACTGAGATCAAAAAACGCTTCTCAGATGGCAGAGAAAAGTTAATCGAGGCGGGAGTGTTGGAGAAGGTGGAGACCCCGAGTGCCACCAACAAGGAAGAGGCAATTGCGTTAGGATTGAAGTATTTCCATACTGGTGTGCCCTGCCCGTTTCTGGAGGAGGAATCCTGTTCCATCCATCAGGATCGGCCGTTAGCCTGTCGCGAGTATCTGGTAGTCTCTTCTCCTGAACATTGTGCCAACCCTACCCGCGAGACGGTGCACTGTATCACGATCCCGGCACATGTTTCATCCGTTGTTAAACAGTTGTCGCATTCCCGCCCGGTACCCTGGCTGCCTTTGATATCAGCACTCGACTTTTCGGAGAAACATACAGATCAATCGCCCACACGGCCTGGGCCGGAGTGGTTTCAGGAAGTACTTCAACAGCTGAAGAACCACACTTCAGAAACACGTCAGTAA
- a CDS encoding amino acid permease — MSQSPLQPVRQFGFWSAHFVVVSCMVGAGILTTSGFTLQATGNPQALLVLWGIGGLMALAGALTVAELATMLSRAGGDYLYVRQAYGRGAGFVCGWSTFVLGFAAPTAVVSTTAANYVMAGIPEQWVQHWPAWLMTHRHALAASLLISLLTVNHCFGHRQSTRAQIISTLIKLIILVGLASIGLFAGRGNWEHFAQGGMPSAEQWPALGVGLIYIGYAYSGWNGASYLAGEVPNPRRLLPRALISGCLAVIMLYLLLNAMFIYALDPVMMKTAPMDQVARVAELAASQAFGDQIATPLSVILGISLIASVSAYLLAGPRVMFAMAQDGLFFRSMGELHSRTQVPVAATLLQGLLAIAFLWSGTFLQLLDYTTVGLAALSGMTVASIFPLRRKLKDTDAYRMPWYPLPPLFYLLLTSWTIVQALLTEGKRWPTLLSLGTILAGTLIGFINASAKPAKLGQ; from the coding sequence ATGTCTCAATCGCCCCTCCAACCCGTGCGACAGTTTGGTTTCTGGTCAGCTCATTTTGTTGTGGTTTCCTGCATGGTGGGGGCAGGCATTCTCACAACCTCCGGCTTCACCCTGCAGGCGACAGGCAATCCCCAGGCATTATTGGTGCTCTGGGGCATCGGCGGGTTGATGGCACTAGCTGGAGCACTCACGGTTGCAGAACTGGCGACCATGCTTTCTCGTGCCGGTGGCGACTATCTTTATGTTCGACAAGCCTATGGTCGGGGTGCAGGATTCGTGTGTGGCTGGTCTACTTTTGTTCTTGGCTTTGCGGCACCAACAGCAGTGGTATCCACTACAGCCGCTAACTATGTGATGGCAGGTATTCCTGAGCAGTGGGTGCAACACTGGCCAGCCTGGCTGATGACGCATCGACATGCACTGGCTGCCAGCCTGCTGATTTCGTTGCTGACTGTCAATCATTGTTTCGGACATCGGCAAAGCACCCGAGCCCAGATCATTTCAACGCTGATCAAGCTCATCATTCTGGTGGGATTAGCTTCCATAGGCCTGTTCGCCGGTAGAGGCAATTGGGAACATTTTGCACAGGGTGGAATGCCTTCGGCAGAGCAATGGCCAGCACTGGGAGTTGGGCTTATTTACATTGGCTACGCCTATTCAGGCTGGAACGGAGCCAGTTACCTGGCGGGTGAGGTACCCAATCCACGGCGGCTGCTGCCTCGCGCACTGATCAGCGGCTGCCTGGCGGTTATCATGCTTTACCTGTTACTCAATGCGATGTTCATCTATGCACTTGATCCGGTGATGATGAAAACTGCACCGATGGATCAGGTAGCCAGAGTCGCCGAGCTAGCAGCTTCCCAGGCGTTTGGCGATCAGATTGCTACACCTCTTTCCGTCATACTCGGAATATCACTTATTGCCTCTGTCAGTGCCTATCTGCTGGCCGGGCCTCGTGTCATGTTTGCCATGGCCCAGGATGGACTTTTCTTTCGGAGCATGGGGGAATTGCACTCTCGCACTCAGGTCCCTGTCGCAGCGACATTGCTACAGGGATTATTAGCCATCGCCTTTCTCTGGTCGGGAACTTTCCTGCAATTGCTCGACTATACAACTGTGGGGCTGGCTGCGTTATCTGGGATGACGGTGGCCAGCATTTTCCCGCTTCGTCGCAAGTTGAAAGACACTGACGCATACCGTATGCCGTGGTATCCCCTGCCTCCACTCTTTTATCTGTTGTTGACCAGTTGGACGATTGTGCAGGCATTGCTCACCGAAGGAAAACGCTGGCCTACACTGCTTTCACTCGGGACTATTCTGGCAGGCACCTTGATTGGCTTCATCAACGCCTCTGCCAAACCTGCAAAGCTCGGACAATAG
- a CDS encoding class I SAM-dependent methyltransferase, translating to MELSMLVRFSICLVLSGFGFAHLNAQEQSVKPGINDTFRNPNVKEFVERFEGESREIFDKRNAVLKACDLKPGQAVADIGAGTGLYTRLFAQAVGEQGKVYAVDISQKFLDYIRETADKLGFKNIKTILGKDASPELAPNSVDVVFICDTYHHFEFPYKIMKEIHAAMKPGGKLIIIDFIRIPGQSREWVLNHVRAGQDLVEKEITQVGFTKNGEHKNIFKENYFIVFEKNKEKASGK from the coding sequence ATGGAGCTTTCAATGCTTGTTCGTTTTTCCATCTGTCTGGTGCTTTCTGGTTTTGGATTTGCCCATTTGAATGCTCAGGAACAGAGCGTCAAGCCGGGGATCAATGACACATTTCGCAATCCGAATGTCAAGGAGTTTGTTGAACGGTTCGAAGGCGAAAGCCGGGAAATCTTCGATAAACGCAATGCTGTCCTGAAGGCTTGCGATCTGAAGCCGGGTCAAGCGGTTGCTGATATTGGTGCAGGCACCGGATTGTACACCAGGCTGTTTGCACAAGCGGTGGGTGAGCAAGGCAAGGTCTATGCTGTTGATATTTCCCAGAAGTTTCTGGACTACATCAGGGAAACAGCCGACAAGCTGGGTTTCAAAAACATCAAAACCATTCTGGGTAAAGATGCTTCGCCAGAGCTGGCACCCAACAGTGTTGATGTGGTTTTCATCTGTGATACTTACCATCACTTTGAGTTCCCTTACAAGATCATGAAGGAAATCCATGCTGCGATGAAGCCTGGTGGAAAGCTGATCATCATTGATTTCATTCGCATCCCTGGTCAGAGCCGAGAGTGGGTACTCAACCATGTGCGGGCAGGTCAGGATCTGGTCGAAAAGGAAATTACGCAGGTTGGCTTCACCAAAAACGGCGAGCATAAGAACATCTTCAAAGAGAATTATTTCATCGTGTTTGAAAAGAACAAAGAGAAGGCATCAGGCAAGTAA
- a CDS encoding ABC transporter permease subunit translates to MLGPVFTADLRSHSRRPRVILLRITFLILLLSLFMLCYASLPMYFGKKQATILSDYASRFVNLYMIGQFIFLLIIGPAYVAGAIAEEKQRGTLDYLFASNLTNYEIVIGKYFSRLALLFQFVLAGLPVLALVHLIGGVSLELMLGMLMGTTGCLASLTALTLLISVYSKNSRQALILTALVALILGCVWYLLLLLRNSTLLYSWFDSQLAPVLHKLVTHTLLLNPIYVSLLLRDELSKSGSIEGLPIQWYGVCMLEHLVLSALLLLIAIFTLRRRYHQQVEKAVSRNRLVRAYHKPPVWDEYPLYWKERYVSGSAWRWSAWLLWWKHLSTPVKLLILTGIISLVWILGIACLHVFVVARGNWLYGTPVFVICLIHFSLLIVGYLAAILRTASSVAVEKDRDTWDSLLASPVSIQDILLSRIYAGWLSARWYFVSSMIILIGFYILSPNPRSAYSSFAEQYGRSYLPLISYIVSNAGFLGFTIVLSAFFSLSSNSSIRNVLSALTVMIMLNLLPLIANTFFGRSNSVENLVAILMFLTDPRSIPVIVGLGLLAIFCVIAYYKMPRLRWLYDAVKWMGNMMALNAVLLLLMSGFTFAFGGYISFERMVLFIAPLMLDWAVLTEFLLSPGGYRFGYDSNSQSVALFQFSSGVLFVLVGLLLYWISIWRLQLKSERIDHSRLAMRHVRNAGKQLSNVKK, encoded by the coding sequence ATGCTGGGGCCGGTGTTTACTGCTGATCTGCGAAGCCACTCGCGCCGGCCCAGAGTTATTCTGCTGCGAATAACTTTTCTCATCCTGCTCCTCAGCCTGTTCATGCTCTGTTATGCCAGCTTGCCGATGTATTTCGGCAAGAAGCAGGCGACAATCCTTTCCGACTATGCCAGCCGGTTTGTCAATTTGTACATGATCGGGCAGTTCATTTTTCTACTTATCATTGGTCCTGCTTATGTGGCAGGCGCTATCGCGGAAGAGAAACAGCGAGGTACGCTCGATTACCTATTTGCATCAAACCTGACCAATTACGAGATTGTTATTGGAAAATACTTTTCCAGGCTCGCGCTGCTGTTTCAGTTTGTTTTGGCTGGTCTGCCTGTACTAGCGTTAGTGCATCTGATTGGCGGCGTGTCATTGGAATTGATGCTCGGCATGTTGATGGGAACAACAGGCTGCCTGGCATCGCTGACTGCATTAACTCTGTTGATATCGGTCTATTCTAAAAACAGTCGGCAAGCATTGATCCTCACAGCTTTGGTGGCCTTAATCTTGGGTTGCGTGTGGTATCTGTTATTATTGCTTCGCAATTCGACACTGCTCTATTCCTGGTTCGACAGCCAGCTAGCACCTGTGTTGCATAAGCTTGTAACACATACATTGCTTCTGAATCCAATCTATGTCAGTCTACTGTTACGAGATGAACTGAGTAAATCTGGTTCCATCGAGGGCTTACCCATCCAGTGGTATGGCGTCTGCATGCTGGAGCACCTGGTACTGTCGGCGTTGTTGTTGCTGATTGCCATTTTCACGCTTCGCAGGCGATACCACCAACAGGTGGAGAAGGCCGTATCGCGCAACAGGCTGGTGCGAGCCTATCACAAACCGCCAGTATGGGATGAATATCCACTGTACTGGAAGGAACGATATGTATCAGGCAGCGCCTGGAGATGGTCAGCCTGGCTGCTCTGGTGGAAACATTTATCCACGCCGGTGAAACTCTTGATATTGACGGGAATTATCTCGCTCGTGTGGATACTGGGTATAGCATGTCTACATGTTTTTGTAGTTGCAAGGGGGAACTGGTTATATGGAACACCAGTCTTTGTCATCTGTCTTATCCACTTCAGCCTGCTGATTGTTGGATATCTGGCTGCTATCTTGCGAACGGCTTCCAGTGTTGCAGTGGAAAAAGATCGTGACACCTGGGATTCACTGTTGGCCAGTCCCGTCAGCATCCAGGATATATTGCTTTCCCGAATCTATGCCGGTTGGCTAAGTGCACGCTGGTATTTTGTCAGCAGCATGATCATATTAATTGGATTCTATATTCTTTCACCCAACCCACGAAGTGCCTATTCTTCGTTTGCTGAGCAATATGGAAGGTCGTATTTGCCATTAATTAGCTACATCGTTTCCAATGCTGGTTTTCTGGGTTTCACCATAGTTCTTTCAGCTTTCTTCTCGCTCAGCAGTAATTCATCCATCCGTAACGTGCTCAGTGCACTGACGGTTATGATCATGTTGAATCTTTTACCATTGATCGCAAATACATTCTTTGGCAGAAGCAACTCGGTTGAAAACCTGGTTGCCATCCTGATGTTCCTGACCGATCCGCGAAGCATACCCGTGATTGTGGGTCTGGGACTGCTGGCTATTTTCTGTGTTATTGCCTATTACAAAATGCCCCGACTACGCTGGCTTTACGATGCGGTGAAGTGGATGGGGAACATGATGGCACTCAATGCCGTACTGCTCCTGTTGATGAGCGGATTTACCTTTGCCTTTGGCGGCTATATTTCCTTTGAACGCATGGTATTGTTCATTGCACCTTTGATGCTCGATTGGGCTGTGTTAACAGAATTTCTGTTGTCTCCTGGTGGATATCGTTTCGGCTATGACTCAAACAGTCAGTCAGTAGCATTGTTTCAATTCAGCAGCGGTGTGCTATTTGTCCTGGTAGGGCTATTGCTGTACTGGATAAGTATCTGGCGACTGCAACTGAAATCGGAACGGATTGACCATTCCCGTTTGGCCATGCGACACGTGAGGAATGCAGGCAAGCAGTTATCAAACGTCAAAAAATAA
- a CDS encoding response regulator has protein sequence MRKVFTTGQVAKICKVAPRTVSKWFDSGRLRGYRIPGSQDRRIPRENLIRFLKEHGMPLGELEEEGWHKILIIGAEKAFIDKMKNHLSEEEEFKFEVANSGFEAGIQAESFHPDTIIIDLAMGRSEGIQIAQNLRRNAAYEETLILALALEDEANPDSLKTQGFNDAFKKPFDVALLGKHIQGIVDEKRANL, from the coding sequence ATGCGCAAGGTCTTTACCACGGGGCAAGTGGCCAAGATTTGCAAGGTGGCCCCACGCACCGTTTCCAAGTGGTTCGACTCCGGTCGGCTCCGTGGCTACCGTATTCCAGGCAGCCAGGATCGTCGCATTCCACGCGAAAACCTCATACGGTTCCTCAAAGAGCATGGCATGCCTTTGGGTGAACTCGAAGAAGAAGGCTGGCACAAGATCCTCATCATTGGTGCTGAGAAAGCCTTTATTGACAAAATGAAGAACCACCTCTCCGAAGAGGAAGAGTTCAAATTCGAAGTGGCGAACAGTGGTTTCGAAGCAGGAATCCAGGCCGAAAGCTTCCACCCTGACACCATTATCATCGATCTGGCCATGGGCCGCAGCGAAGGCATTCAGATTGCCCAGAACCTGCGTCGCAATGCTGCCTACGAAGAAACACTGATCCTGGCATTGGCTCTCGAAGATGAAGCCAATCCTGACAGCCTGAAGACCCAGGGTTTCAACGACGCCTTCAAGAAACCATTCGATGTCGCTCTGCTCGGCAAGCACATCCAGGGCATCGTCGACGAGAAACGGGCCAACCTGTAA